The following is a genomic window from Verrucomicrobiota bacterium.
TTTGGCTTCGACCTGTTCTGGACGGATGGGTGAACCCCAATCGACCTTGAGCGCGTCAGCCTGTTTGCCGCAGCGTTGCGCGACGTCGAGCCATTTGTCCGAAAACGCGCCGCACATGCAGCAGAGCACGCGCTTGGAAACGAGGTTGCGAATCGCGCCCTCCATCACGCCCCACGCGGATGACGTGCTGAGAAAAACCAGTTGTTTGGTGGAAAACAGCGCCTGCAATTGAGGTTGGATTTTGGCGTATAGATCTTTGAACCCCTGGCCGCGATGGCCGATCATCGGCGAGCGAAACGCCCGCAAAGTTTTCTCGCTGACTTCGACCGGCCCCGGAATGTGCAATTTGACGTGTCCCATAAATTTTGACCGGGAAACCTTTCACACGCAGACCCTGGACGCAAGTGGAGTTTTGGCGAAGGTCCAACGGATTTTGATGTGGCACGGCAGCCTCGGCTGGGGACACGCTCTCAGCTTTCTGCATGGCTCCTTCGAGCGAAGTAGCGCAGGCTTTCGAGCCTGCGGGTTCACGGAGCTTTCCAGCTCCGTTTCGCGAACTGCGCCACTGGGGACTACTGGGGACTGGAAAGTCCCCGTAACCGGCAGGCTGGAAAGCCTGCCCCACAACGTCACTCTCCTGCGGAAAGAAAAGAAGATGCGCTCGGTTGAGCTTGCGAGCCGGCCTGGCTTGCCACGCACTGGGTCGTGCGCGTAAAAGCTTCGCATGTTCAAACAAGACCCCTTCGTGGTCCGCGGCCTGGCGCTGGTGGGCCTTCTTGCCTTGCCTGTGGGTTGCGGAACGGTGCCTGGCTCATCCTCGTCCTCCCGTGCGGAATTTTCTCAACCCAAACTTGCCGAAATGGACGCGGCGGTTCTCGGGACCATTTCCAGCAATCAAATCCCCGGCGGCGTGCTTTGGTTGGAGCGAAGCGGGCACGCGTATCACAAGGCATATGGCCGGCGCGCGCTGATTCCGGCGAATGCGCCGATGACGGAGGACACGATTTTCGACGCGGCATCGCTCACCAAAGTCGTGGCCACAACGCCGGCCATCCTGCTGCTGATCGAACGGGGCAAGATCCATCTCGATGCGCCGGCCCGAACGTACCTCCCGGAATTCGGCAACTACGGCAAAGAAGCCACCACCGTGCGCCACTTGCTAACTCACACGTCTGGCTTACGACCGGGCCTGAGCGCCACGCCCGCGTGGTCCGGCTATGACAAAGCCATCGAACTGGCCTGCGCGGAGAAGCCGCTCCACGCGCCGGGGACAGTCTTTCGTTACAGCGACATCAATTTCATCGTGCTCGGAGAAATCGCCCGGCGTGAGAGCGGCGTTCGTCTGAATGAATTCGTCGCCCGCGAGATTTTTCAGCCGTTGCGAATGGCGCACACAGGCTTTCTGCCGCCGCCCAGCCATCTGGCGCGCATCGCGCCGACGGAGCGCGTCGATGGCGAGATGTTGCACGGGAAAGTTCACGATCCCACTGCGCGGCGCATGGGTGGGGTTGCCGGGCACGCCGGGCTTTTCACGACCGCGGCGGATCTGGCGCGATTTTGCCGAATGATGCTGAACGGCGGCTCGCTTGACGGCGTGCGCGTTTTCAAACCCGAAACCGTGAAGTTGATGACTGCCGTGCAATCCCCGCCGAATGTCCCATCCCGCCGCGGCCTGGGCTGGGACATTGATTCAGGCTACAGCCGGCCGCGCGGCAGACATTTTCCACTTGGCTCCTACGGCCACACGGGCTTTACGGGAACGTGTCTTTGGATCGACCCATTTTCGCGAACTTTCTGGATTTTTCTTTCCAATCGCGTGCATCCCGACGGCAAGGGCAACGTGCTGCCACTCCAAGCGGCGCTGGCCTCGCTGGCTGCGGAAGCGGTGGTTGGATTCAACTTCGCGGGTGTGAGCGGCGCCTTGCCGCCGCACGGGCTCACTGATGCAACTTTGCCTTCGCCCGGGACTCGGCGCGAAACTGGCGTCGCCCCGGTGCTCAACGGCATCGATGTCTTGGTTCAACAAAACTTCGCGTCCTTGAAAGGAAAGCGTGTCGGACTGATCACGAATCACACCGGCGCCGACCGTCAGCGCAACTCCACCATCGACCTGCTCCGCGCCGCGCCCGAGGTGAAGCTGATCGCACTCTTCAGCCCGGAGCACGGAATTCGCGGCGCGCTGGATGAAAAGGTCGCGGACAGCGTGGATGAGAAGACCGGCTTGCCGATCTACAGTCTCTACGGCCAAACGCGTTCGCCGAAGCCGGAGCAACTTCGGAATCTCGATGCGCTCGTGTTCGACATCCAGGACATCGGCTGCCGGTTTTACACTTACATCTCGACGATGGGGAATTGCCTGGAGGCGGCCGCGAAAGCGAAGCT
Proteins encoded in this region:
- a CDS encoding DUF1343 domain-containing protein codes for the protein MFKQDPFVVRGLALVGLLALPVGCGTVPGSSSSSRAEFSQPKLAEMDAAVLGTISSNQIPGGVLWLERSGHAYHKAYGRRALIPANAPMTEDTIFDAASLTKVVATTPAILLLIERGKIHLDAPARTYLPEFGNYGKEATTVRHLLTHTSGLRPGLSATPAWSGYDKAIELACAEKPLHAPGTVFRYSDINFIVLGEIARRESGVRLNEFVAREIFQPLRMAHTGFLPPPSHLARIAPTERVDGEMLHGKVHDPTARRMGGVAGHAGLFTTAADLARFCRMMLNGGSLDGVRVFKPETVKLMTAVQSPPNVPSRRGLGWDIDSGYSRPRGRHFPLGSYGHTGFTGTCLWIDPFSRTFWIFLSNRVHPDGKGNVLPLQAALASLAAEAVVGFNFAGVSGALPPHGLTDATLPSPGTRRETGVAPVLNGIDVLVQQNFASLKGKRVGLITNHTGADRQRNSTIDLLRAAPEVKLIALFSPEHGIRGALDEKVADSVDEKTGLPIYSLYGQTRSPKPEQLRNLDALVFDIQDIGCRFYTYISTMGNCLEAAAKAKLKFFVLDRVNPIGGAVIDGPVLNGETSFTGFHPIPVRHGMTVGELARMFNVERGFNADLTVIPLQGWRRELWFDETGLPWINPSPNMRSLTEAALYPGIGLLETTALSVGRGTGTPFEVIGAPYIDDLKLAAELNRLALPGVRFVPIRFTPNASVFKDRPCVGVNILLTDRERCSAVDVGLAMAQTLHRLYAAEFGLEKLDRLLVHRSTVEAIRAGRSLTEIRQSWGIDLEEFKKRRATFLLYP